A portion of the Coturnix japonica isolate 7356 chromosome 4, Coturnix japonica 2.1, whole genome shotgun sequence genome contains these proteins:
- the HMGB2 gene encoding high mobility group protein B2 produces MGKGDPKKPKGKMSAYAFFVQTCREEHKKKHPDASVNFAEFSRKCSERWKTMSSKEKGKFEEMAKGDKARYDREMKNYVPPKGEKKGKKKDPNAPKRPPSAFFLFCSEHRPKIKNDHPGLSIGDTAKKLGEMWSEQSAKDKQPYEQKAAKLKEKYEKDIAAYRAKSKSDAGKKGPGRPAGSKKKAEPEEEEEEEEEEEEEEEEEDEE; encoded by the exons ATGGGCAAGGGCGACCCGAAGAAGCCCAAGGGCAAGATGTCTGCCTATGCCTTCTTTGTGCAGACGTGCCGTGAGGAGCACAAGAAGAAGCACCCAGACGCTTCCGTCAACTTCGCCGAGTTCTCGCGGAAGTGCTCGGAGCGGTGGAAG ACCATGTCCAGCAAGGAGAAAGGGAAGTTCGAGGAGATGGCCAAGGGAGACAAAGCTCGCTACGACAGGGAGATGAAGAACTACGTTCCTCCcaaaggagagaagaaggggaagaagaaggacCCCAACGCTCCTAAAAGACCACC ATCCGcgttcttccttttctgctctgaACACCGTCCAAAAATCAAAAACGATCATCCCGGTTTGTCTATTGGAGACACGGCAAAGAAGTTGGGTGAAATGTGGTCTGAACAGTCGGCCAAAGACAAGCAGCCCTATGAACAGAAGGCTGCAAAGCTAAAGGAGAAATATGAAAAG GATATTGCAGCGTACCGTGCCAAGAGCAAGAGTGATGCAGGAAAAAAGGGCCCGGGTAGGCCTGCAGGATctaagaagaaagcagaaccagaagaggaagaggaggaggaagaagaagaagaagaggaggaggaagaagaggacgAGGAGTAA